From a region of the Armatimonas rosea genome:
- a CDS encoding sulfatase-like hydrolase/transferase produces MKPLLRALRLLHPLCFALAPVLSLYALNRAEVEAHELLRPLGLLALGSALLLVLLALLRRREPERVALALSLFLFAFFSYELWEPELDRFYKGVFSYVYAPLLDYTTTVRAGVLFWPGVCGLLVLVLWGRYEPQRTPLPLWVIGGGYLAPALYTLLRPVPPVAFPETPAPAATAKPAPVASSTLPDLYCIVLDAYGRQDQLQALYGFDNTPFLTALEQRGFQVLRKSHANYLQTALCVASILNLDYLPSEPQQEGLDQAARWIQNSRLVARMRARGYQIVDIPSDFSPTALLTADRRLTELGEHLSDRSPFERLLLARTPLRYTLYDDHPAYDRHRAQILASLSHIPEAARLPGPKFVFAHVLAPHPPFVLDSAGGAIYPDKAQYSIGDATDFGKNNTDSYRTGYIGQLQAVNTKVLEALDSLKKNSARPAVIVVLGDHGSRMQTDWRSRERTNVQEGFSNLQAVFVPGGAPYLTDDLTPINTFRLLLTHVYGESLPRLPDRSYYSTLKNPLKFEEVTAKLH; encoded by the coding sequence ATGAAGCCGCTCCTGCGTGCGCTGCGCTTGCTCCACCCGCTCTGCTTCGCCCTCGCGCCGGTGCTCTCGCTCTACGCCCTCAACCGCGCCGAGGTGGAGGCGCACGAGCTCCTGCGCCCCCTAGGGCTCTTGGCGCTGGGTTCGGCTCTCCTGCTGGTCCTGCTCGCTCTCCTGCGCCGCCGCGAGCCCGAGCGCGTGGCACTGGCGCTCTCTCTGTTCCTGTTTGCCTTCTTCTCCTACGAGCTCTGGGAGCCCGAGCTGGACAGGTTCTACAAAGGGGTTTTCTCCTACGTCTACGCGCCCCTCCTAGACTACACCACCACCGTGCGGGCAGGGGTGCTCTTTTGGCCTGGGGTATGTGGGCTTCTGGTGCTGGTGCTGTGGGGGCGCTACGAGCCGCAGCGGACGCCCTTGCCCCTCTGGGTGATCGGGGGGGGCTACCTGGCACCCGCCCTCTACACACTGCTCCGTCCCGTGCCGCCGGTCGCCTTCCCGGAGACGCCCGCGCCCGCCGCCACGGCAAAACCGGCCCCCGTGGCGTCCTCCACGCTCCCCGATCTGTACTGCATCGTGCTGGATGCCTACGGGCGCCAGGATCAGCTTCAGGCGCTCTATGGCTTCGATAACACGCCCTTTCTGACGGCGCTAGAGCAGCGTGGTTTCCAGGTGCTCCGCAAGAGCCACGCCAACTACCTCCAGACCGCGCTCTGTGTGGCCTCGATCCTAAACCTGGACTACCTGCCGTCTGAGCCCCAGCAAGAAGGACTCGACCAAGCCGCGCGCTGGATTCAGAACAGCCGCTTGGTGGCACGGATGCGGGCGCGGGGCTACCAGATCGTCGATATCCCCAGCGACTTCTCCCCGACTGCCCTGCTGACCGCCGACAGACGCCTCACCGAGCTCGGGGAGCATCTCTCCGACCGGAGCCCGTTCGAGCGGCTCCTTCTGGCACGAACCCCGCTGCGCTACACGCTCTACGACGACCACCCGGCCTACGATAGGCACCGGGCACAGATCCTGGCGAGCCTGAGCCACATCCCCGAGGCGGCGCGCCTCCCCGGCCCCAAGTTTGTCTTTGCCCATGTGCTGGCACCGCACCCGCCGTTTGTGCTGGATAGCGCAGGCGGCGCGATCTACCCCGACAAGGCGCAGTACTCCATCGGGGATGCCACCGACTTTGGCAAGAACAACACCGATTCCTACCGCACGGGCTATATCGGGCAGCTCCAGGCGGTCAATACCAAGGTTCTGGAGGCGCTCGATAGCCTCAAGAAAAACAGCGCTCGCCCTGCGGTGATTGTCGTGCTGGGGGACCATGGCTCGCGCATGCAGACCGACTGGCGGAGCCGGGAGCGCACCAATGTCCAAGAGGGCTTCTCCAACCTCCAAGCGGTCTTTGTTCCGGGGGGCGCTCCGTACCTCACCGACGATCTCACGCCCATCAATACGTTTCGCCTGCTCCTGACCCATGTCTACGGAGAGAGCCTCCCACGCCTCCCGGATAGAAGCTACTACTCGACTCTCAAGAACCCTCTGAAGTTTGAGGAGGTCACCGCAAAACTGCACTAG
- a CDS encoding DUF1549 domain-containing protein: MSKQVFCAVSVLAPLLGALSLPAPGQSQSGTQAFESKVRPTLLAKCVSCHGPKQQLGNLRLDQAISAEQARKLVASVAYTGALKMPPSGKLPADELAALTGWAAAGAPWPSATKSPSKPAGTFWAFVPPKTPALPKVKARWWAQNPLDTFVLAKLEAKGLKPAPPADRRTLIRRATFDLTGLPPTPQEIDAFLADTQPGAFARVLDRLLASPAYGERWGRHWLDVARYADSNGVDENLVYANAWRYRDWVIKAVNADKPIDRFIQEQLAGDLIPGAGDDGIVATGYLALGPKMLAEDDPVKQELDIIDEQVDTLGKTFIGLTIGCARCHDHKFDPIPARDYYALAGIFKSTKTMLNFKNMADWNERPLAPKEEQEKLAAIEAQIKTRRDEANKKREAAEKTLLAQVRPQTAAYEKAARQLLATQKAATALTATIPTPGGVPPVGALVREAEDFTQGNVLKDKGGFGKEIGVLVNAGEYPNRTEYELSVPTAGPYQLDLRYASGDPRPIRIYVNGALVASTAAGKVTGGFYPQHQQWFAEGVFALKAGVNTIKLERDNYFPHIDKLLLVARPDLPLTQSLETVAADSGLIPELVAELAERIKDDKEIRLELPDKPDRLFPKDVQAELKRLDDERMALEKSRPDLPRAMAVSEGTPTNLKVHLRGNYLTLGEECARRFPTAISGENQPALPMTSSGRLELAQWLTDPKNPLTARVFVNRVWRWRFGRGIVGSVDNFGALGDLPTHPELLDWLATTFVKDDAWSLKKLHKRLMLTNTYQMSGQFDKNAAALDPDNRLLWRFPRQRLEAEAIRDSILAVAGTLDKTMGGTLLTFRPRQYVTSTANADPVKYDSRRRAVYLPVVRSALYDVYTAFDFGDPTVMNGDRPSTTVAPQALFMLNSAVVLSATKAQSEALLKQPELDDEARIRQLYLTCYGRPATLAEVLRAFDFLARFEAAYAKSPNPRLSAWQSLCKSLIAANEFLYVD; encoded by the coding sequence GTGAGCAAGCAAGTTTTTTGTGCCGTCTCCGTCCTTGCGCCTCTTTTAGGGGCGCTCTCTCTCCCCGCGCCCGGTCAGAGCCAGAGCGGGACACAAGCCTTTGAGTCGAAGGTGCGCCCGACACTACTGGCGAAGTGTGTGAGCTGTCATGGCCCGAAGCAGCAGCTGGGGAACCTGCGGCTGGACCAGGCGATCTCCGCGGAGCAGGCACGCAAGCTCGTGGCGAGCGTGGCCTACACCGGAGCGCTGAAGATGCCGCCGTCGGGGAAGCTGCCTGCCGACGAGCTAGCGGCGCTGACCGGGTGGGCCGCGGCGGGCGCTCCCTGGCCCAGCGCCACCAAGTCGCCGAGCAAGCCCGCAGGGACCTTCTGGGCGTTTGTGCCGCCCAAGACTCCCGCGCTTCCCAAGGTAAAGGCCCGCTGGTGGGCACAGAACCCGCTCGATACGTTTGTACTTGCCAAGCTCGAAGCCAAGGGCCTCAAACCCGCGCCGCCCGCCGATCGGCGGACCCTGATCCGCCGCGCCACGTTTGATCTGACCGGCCTGCCGCCGACTCCCCAAGAGATCGACGCCTTTCTCGCCGATACGCAGCCTGGTGCCTTTGCCCGCGTCCTCGACCGCTTGCTGGCGTCGCCCGCCTACGGGGAGCGCTGGGGCCGACACTGGCTCGATGTGGCCCGCTACGCCGACTCCAACGGGGTCGATGAAAATTTAGTCTACGCCAACGCCTGGCGCTACCGGGACTGGGTGATCAAGGCGGTCAATGCCGACAAGCCGATTGATCGCTTTATCCAAGAGCAGCTCGCCGGCGACTTAATCCCCGGTGCGGGCGATGACGGCATTGTCGCGACCGGCTACCTGGCGCTGGGGCCCAAGATGCTTGCCGAAGACGATCCCGTTAAGCAGGAGCTGGACATTATCGACGAGCAAGTGGACACGCTGGGCAAGACCTTTATCGGCCTGACGATCGGCTGTGCGCGTTGCCACGACCACAAGTTCGACCCGATCCCCGCCCGCGACTACTATGCCTTAGCCGGGATCTTCAAGTCCACCAAGACCATGCTCAACTTCAAGAACATGGCCGACTGGAACGAGCGCCCGCTGGCTCCCAAAGAGGAGCAGGAGAAGCTCGCCGCGATCGAGGCGCAGATCAAGACCCGCCGCGACGAAGCCAATAAAAAGCGCGAGGCCGCCGAGAAGACTCTCTTAGCGCAGGTGCGCCCCCAGACCGCCGCCTACGAAAAAGCGGCCCGCCAGCTCCTCGCCACCCAGAAGGCCGCGACCGCGCTCACGGCGACGATCCCGACACCCGGTGGGGTGCCGCCCGTGGGAGCTCTCGTCCGCGAGGCGGAGGACTTCACCCAAGGCAACGTGCTGAAAGACAAGGGCGGCTTTGGCAAAGAGATCGGTGTGCTGGTCAATGCGGGCGAGTACCCCAACCGCACGGAGTACGAGCTCTCTGTCCCGACCGCCGGCCCCTACCAGCTCGACCTGCGCTACGCCTCGGGCGACCCACGGCCGATTCGTATCTATGTCAACGGTGCCCTGGTGGCGTCCACCGCTGCGGGGAAAGTGACCGGGGGCTTCTATCCCCAGCACCAGCAGTGGTTCGCCGAGGGAGTCTTTGCACTCAAGGCGGGAGTCAACACCATCAAGCTGGAGCGCGATAACTACTTCCCGCACATCGACAAGCTGCTCCTGGTCGCCCGCCCCGACCTGCCGCTCACCCAGAGCCTCGAAACGGTCGCCGCCGACTCCGGCCTGATCCCTGAGCTGGTGGCGGAGCTGGCCGAGCGCATCAAGGACGACAAGGAGATTCGGCTGGAGCTCCCCGACAAGCCCGACCGCCTCTTCCCTAAAGACGTCCAAGCGGAGCTCAAGCGCCTCGACGATGAGCGTATGGCGCTGGAGAAATCCCGCCCAGACCTGCCCCGCGCCATGGCCGTGAGCGAGGGAACCCCGACCAACCTGAAGGTGCACCTGCGCGGCAACTACCTGACGCTGGGCGAGGAGTGCGCCCGCCGCTTCCCGACCGCGATCTCGGGGGAGAACCAGCCTGCACTGCCGATGACCAGCAGTGGACGCCTGGAGCTGGCGCAGTGGCTCACCGACCCCAAGAACCCGCTCACGGCGCGGGTCTTTGTGAATCGGGTCTGGCGCTGGCGCTTTGGGCGCGGGATTGTCGGCTCCGTGGACAACTTCGGTGCCCTGGGCGACCTGCCCACCCACCCCGAGCTGCTGGACTGGCTGGCAACCACATTCGTCAAAGACGATGCCTGGAGCCTGAAGAAGCTCCACAAGCGCCTGATGCTCACCAACACCTACCAGATGAGCGGCCAGTTCGATAAAAACGCCGCCGCGCTCGACCCCGACAACCGCCTGCTCTGGCGCTTCCCCCGCCAGCGCCTAGAGGCCGAGGCCATTCGGGACAGCATCTTGGCGGTCGCCGGAACCCTGGACAAGACCATGGGCGGGACCCTGCTCACCTTCCGGCCGCGCCAGTATGTCACCAGCACCGCCAACGCCGACCCGGTCAAGTACGACAGCCGCCGCCGCGCGGTCTATCTCCCCGTAGTCCGTAGCGCCCTCTACGATGTCTACACCGCCTTCGACTTCGGCGACCCGACCGTCATGAACGGCGACCGCCCCAGCACGACCGTCGCGCCCCAGGCACTCTTCATGCTCAATAGCGCGGTGGTCCTCAGCGCCACCAAGGCCCAGTCCGAGGCGCTGCTGAAACAGCCCGAGCTAGACGACGAAGCGCGGATTCGCCAGCTCTACCTCACCTGCTACGGCCGCCCCGCCACCCTCGCCGAGGTGCTCCGTGCCTTCGACTTCCTCGCCCGCTTCGAGGCCGCCTATGCCAAGTCTCCGAATCCCCGCCTGAGCGCCTGGCAGAGCCTCTGTAAATCCCTGATCGCTGCCAATGAGTTTCTCTATGTGGACTAA
- a CDS encoding DUF1501 domain-containing protein has protein sequence MWTNNATSRRQLLKSSALGFGNLALLGLLDQEARASSRDTRNPLAPKPPQFPAKAKRVIFVFLHGGPSQVDTFDPKPLLTRDHGKPFPGQIPRIVSSPTGNLLKSPWQFKHYGQSGIEVSDLFPHLGGCVDDLCFINSMHGSNSRHGGALLELHTGSDTFVRPSMGSWVTYGLGTENQNLPGFLTICPTLTHGGVNNWSSAFLPAWTQGTPIGNASIDAAQAKIPFIQNTETPSEAQKLELELLGQLGREHLAHTGPDPALEGRLSSFELAFRMQLAAPELQEITGESEATKKLYGMDDPKTRSFGHQCLLARRFSEKGVRFVQVTHSYKWDQHGDLRKDHASNAAEVDKPIAGLLKDLKARGLLKDTLVVIGGEFGRTPVAQGDDGRDHNPHGFTLLLAGGGVKTGFRYGATDDYGFYAVQDKCHVHDFHATMLHLMGIDHKKLTYFYGGRNYRLTDVHGEIATGIIA, from the coding sequence ATGTGGACTAACAACGCAACTTCCCGCCGCCAGCTGCTGAAGAGCAGCGCCCTGGGCTTTGGCAACCTCGCGCTCCTAGGCCTGCTGGACCAAGAGGCGCGCGCCAGCTCTAGAGACACGCGCAACCCGCTGGCACCCAAGCCGCCGCAGTTCCCTGCCAAGGCCAAGCGGGTGATCTTTGTGTTCCTGCACGGGGGGCCATCCCAGGTGGACACCTTCGACCCCAAGCCGCTCCTCACCCGCGACCATGGTAAGCCCTTCCCCGGCCAGATTCCGCGCATTGTCTCCAGCCCCACGGGGAATCTCCTGAAGAGCCCGTGGCAGTTCAAGCACTACGGCCAGAGCGGGATCGAGGTGAGCGATCTCTTCCCGCATCTCGGCGGCTGTGTGGATGACCTGTGCTTTATCAACTCCATGCACGGCTCGAACTCCCGCCACGGCGGTGCCCTGCTGGAGCTCCACACCGGCAGCGACACGTTTGTCCGCCCGAGCATGGGCTCCTGGGTGACCTACGGCCTGGGCACGGAGAACCAGAACCTACCCGGCTTCCTGACGATCTGCCCGACCCTGACCCACGGCGGCGTGAACAACTGGAGCTCGGCGTTCTTGCCCGCATGGACTCAGGGAACACCCATCGGCAACGCCAGTATCGACGCGGCCCAGGCAAAGATCCCCTTCATCCAGAACACCGAGACCCCGAGCGAGGCACAGAAGCTGGAGCTGGAGCTGCTAGGTCAGCTGGGGCGCGAGCACCTGGCCCACACCGGCCCCGACCCCGCGCTCGAAGGGCGCCTGAGCTCGTTTGAGCTGGCCTTCCGCATGCAGCTCGCCGCCCCCGAGCTGCAAGAGATCACGGGTGAGTCTGAGGCGACCAAGAAGCTCTACGGCATGGACGATCCCAAGACGCGTAGCTTTGGGCACCAGTGTTTATTAGCGCGGCGCTTCTCCGAGAAGGGGGTCCGGTTTGTGCAGGTGACCCACTCCTACAAGTGGGATCAGCACGGGGACCTGCGGAAAGACCACGCCAGCAACGCCGCGGAAGTAGATAAGCCGATCGCCGGGCTTCTCAAGGACCTGAAGGCGCGCGGCCTGCTCAAAGACACGCTGGTGGTGATCGGCGGGGAGTTCGGGCGCACGCCGGTGGCCCAGGGCGACGATGGCCGGGACCACAACCCGCATGGCTTCACGCTCCTGCTCGCCGGTGGCGGCGTGAAAACGGGCTTCCGCTACGGCGCCACCGATGACTACGGCTTCTACGCCGTGCAGGACAAGTGCCATGTCCACGACTTCCACGCCACGATGCTCCACCTCATGGGAATCGACCACAAGAAGCTGACCTACTTCTACGGCGGCCGCAACTACCGCCTCACCGATGTCCATGGCGAGATCGCCACGGGGATTATTGCCTAA
- a CDS encoding sulfatase-like hydrolase/transferase: MQPNIIYLMADELGYFEPGFMGNPNIKTPNLDRLAAEGVRFTRCYAGSAVCAPTRCCFLTGKHSGHTSVRDNDGGTPLREGEVTLATVLKAQGYATGGFGKWGNGGRGSTGVPEKHGFDVFFGYYDQVHAHSYYTPYLVRNSEEVPLPGNHGGSDGKTYAHYAIFDEAVKFIRENKNRPFFAYLPFTPPHGIFDIPDTDPAWALYKDKPWPEPARRYAAMVSMIDRQVGELIALLKELKLDRNTLFLFSGDNGGNDYFVTKEAPRGVHSANKNPKTGVEFRGKKGDLYDGGLRIPALAWWPGKIARGRTSEHLWYFPDVLPTLAELTGAPVPKDCDGLSFLPELLGHRQREHEFLYWEIAGQTAVRQGDWKAVQPGKSAAWELYDLKADPSEAHNRAAEKPEVLARLRALAAREHTPARVGTYARTDLHERDRAAKFGFDTPKAAGKSANWPVPGLLPTKDWKLVRVSSENIANQKYGRNAFDSDPSTLWHTRFTGGAAPPPHELVIDLGAEVTITAFVCLARQDASWNGAIKEVEFCVSSSPERFGPPIAKATLKKTKTAQEVPCPPTKGRYVLLRALSELNGNPFASLAELGIKAEG; encoded by the coding sequence ATGCAACCGAATATTATCTACCTCATGGCCGACGAGCTAGGCTACTTTGAGCCAGGGTTCATGGGCAACCCGAACATCAAGACCCCGAATCTCGATAGGCTCGCGGCGGAGGGCGTGCGCTTCACGCGCTGCTACGCGGGCTCGGCGGTCTGCGCCCCGACACGCTGCTGCTTTCTGACGGGCAAGCACAGCGGGCACACCAGTGTCCGGGACAACGATGGGGGAACGCCGCTCCGTGAGGGGGAGGTGACGCTTGCGACGGTGCTCAAGGCGCAGGGCTACGCCACCGGGGGCTTTGGGAAGTGGGGCAATGGCGGGCGCGGCTCGACCGGTGTCCCCGAGAAGCACGGCTTCGATGTCTTCTTTGGCTACTACGACCAGGTCCACGCCCACTCCTACTACACGCCCTACCTGGTCCGAAATAGCGAGGAGGTGCCCCTGCCCGGCAACCACGGCGGGAGCGACGGCAAGACCTACGCGCACTACGCGATCTTCGACGAAGCCGTAAAGTTCATCCGTGAAAATAAAAATCGGCCGTTCTTTGCCTACCTGCCCTTCACGCCGCCGCACGGCATCTTCGATATCCCCGACACCGACCCGGCGTGGGCGCTCTACAAAGACAAGCCTTGGCCCGAGCCTGCCCGGCGCTACGCCGCGATGGTGTCGATGATCGACCGGCAGGTGGGCGAGCTGATCGCACTGCTCAAGGAGCTCAAGCTCGATCGTAACACGCTCTTTCTCTTCAGCGGCGACAACGGCGGCAACGACTATTTTGTCACCAAAGAGGCGCCACGCGGGGTGCACAGTGCCAATAAGAACCCCAAGACCGGAGTCGAGTTCCGGGGCAAGAAAGGGGACCTCTACGACGGCGGCCTGCGAATTCCGGCGCTTGCCTGGTGGCCCGGAAAGATCGCGCGGGGGCGGACCAGCGAGCACCTGTGGTACTTCCCCGATGTCCTCCCCACCCTCGCCGAGCTGACCGGAGCGCCCGTTCCTAAAGACTGCGACGGCCTCAGCTTCCTGCCAGAGCTCCTGGGCCACCGGCAACGAGAGCACGAGTTTCTCTACTGGGAGATTGCCGGGCAGACTGCCGTGCGTCAAGGCGACTGGAAAGCCGTCCAGCCCGGTAAGAGCGCCGCCTGGGAGCTCTACGATCTCAAGGCCGATCCCAGCGAGGCGCACAACCGCGCCGCCGAGAAGCCCGAGGTTCTGGCGCGCCTGCGTGCCCTCGCCGCGCGGGAGCACACACCCGCACGGGTCGGCACCTATGCCCGCACCGACCTGCACGAGCGCGACCGCGCCGCCAAGTTCGGCTTCGACACGCCCAAGGCAGCGGGCAAGAGCGCAAACTGGCCCGTGCCCGGCCTGCTCCCCACTAAAGACTGGAAGCTGGTGCGGGTGAGCAGTGAGAATATTGCCAACCAAAAGTACGGCCGCAACGCCTTCGACAGCGACCCGAGCACGCTCTGGCACACCCGCTTCACCGGCGGCGCAGCTCCCCCACCCCATGAGCTCGTGATCGACCTCGGGGCGGAGGTGACCATCACCGCCTTTGTCTGCCTGGCGCGCCAGGACGCGAGCTGGAACGGGGCGATCAAAGAGGTAGAGTTCTGTGTGAGCAGCTCCCCGGAACGCTTCGGTCCGCCCATAGCGAAGGCGACACTAAAGAAAACAAAGACGGCCCAAGAGGTTCCCTGCCCCCCAACCAAGGGACGCTATGTTCTGCTCCGCGCCCTCTCGGAGCTCAATGGCAACCCCTTCGCCTCGCTCGCCGAGCTGGGGATTAAAGCCGAGGGTTAG
- a CDS encoding methyltransferase has translation MSTEIEPSPAAYLSQRIADLGFTQCLLLAVQLGIADLLEDEPLALQVLATATNTHAPSLYRVLRALASRGVFQEEPDGRFALTPLADPLRKRSPQSLHTWALFAGGESERLCWANLEYSVRTGKPAFEHLYGKGWFDYLEEQPEQAKIFNDLMTGGSAADGAAILAAHDFSVYRKIVDVGGGHGALLGQILAQSPQATGVLFDAPSVIAGAHLERAECVGGDFFAAVPEGGDAYVLKYIIHDWDDARARQILQNCRRAMAPGGKVLLVEIVLPPGNTPSQGKFLDLTMMLYFHSRERTEEEYRVLLAEAGLRLVRTTPTTGNFSILEAEAA, from the coding sequence ATGTCTACCGAAATTGAGCCTTCGCCTGCTGCCTACCTGAGCCAGCGGATTGCTGATCTAGGGTTTACCCAGTGCCTCTTGCTGGCTGTCCAGCTTGGGATCGCGGACTTGCTGGAAGACGAGCCGCTCGCTTTGCAGGTGCTCGCGACAGCAACAAACACCCACGCTCCTTCGCTCTACCGCGTGCTCCGTGCGCTGGCGAGCCGTGGGGTATTTCAAGAGGAGCCCGACGGTCGTTTTGCCCTCACCCCTCTGGCCGACCCGCTGCGCAAGCGCTCCCCGCAGAGCCTCCATACCTGGGCGCTCTTTGCTGGAGGGGAGTCTGAGCGGCTCTGCTGGGCCAACCTGGAGTACAGTGTGCGCACCGGAAAGCCCGCCTTCGAGCACCTCTACGGCAAGGGGTGGTTCGACTATCTGGAGGAGCAACCCGAGCAGGCGAAGATCTTCAACGACCTCATGACGGGGGGAAGCGCCGCCGATGGAGCCGCGATCCTGGCAGCTCACGACTTTTCAGTTTACCGGAAGATTGTCGATGTGGGAGGCGGACACGGAGCCCTGCTGGGGCAGATTCTAGCGCAGAGTCCGCAGGCGACGGGCGTGCTCTTTGATGCCCCTTCGGTGATTGCGGGAGCGCACCTAGAGCGGGCGGAGTGCGTGGGGGGAGATTTCTTTGCTGCGGTCCCCGAGGGGGGAGACGCCTACGTGCTCAAGTACATCATCCACGACTGGGACGATGCACGGGCACGGCAGATTCTCCAGAACTGCCGGCGGGCGATGGCTCCCGGAGGGAAAGTTCTACTGGTGGAGATCGTCCTCCCACCGGGGAACACGCCCTCGCAGGGGAAGTTCTTGGACCTGACCATGATGCTCTATTTCCATAGTCGTGAGCGCACCGAGGAAGAGTACCGTGTGCTTCTGGCCGAGGCGGGCCTGCGCCTCGTGCGCACCACACCGACCACCGGGAACTTTAGCATTCTTGAGGCCGAGGCGGCGTGA
- a CDS encoding GNAT family N-acetyltransferase — MTTNRLLLRRWRPSDRAPFAALNADPRVMECFPSTLTTAESDAMVDRIEAHFAEKGFGLWAVEVPGVAAFIGFIGLSTPRFTAPFTPCVEIGWRLAYQHWGHGYATEGAKAALAYGFNTLKLPEIVAMTAVGNQRSRHVMEKLGMTHNPTDDFDHPLLPAGHPITPHVLYRASARS, encoded by the coding sequence ATCACCACCAACCGCTTGCTCCTGCGCCGCTGGCGCCCCAGCGACCGTGCCCCGTTTGCCGCCCTCAACGCCGACCCGCGCGTGATGGAGTGCTTCCCCAGCACCCTCACGACCGCCGAGAGCGACGCGATGGTAGACCGAATCGAGGCGCACTTCGCGGAGAAAGGCTTCGGCCTCTGGGCGGTCGAGGTGCCCGGAGTCGCGGCGTTTATCGGCTTCATCGGCCTCTCCACCCCGCGCTTCACGGCCCCCTTCACTCCCTGTGTCGAGATCGGCTGGCGGCTTGCGTATCAGCACTGGGGCCACGGCTACGCCACCGAGGGCGCAAAAGCCGCGCTCGCCTACGGCTTTAATACCCTCAAGCTCCCCGAGATCGTCGCCATGACCGCCGTCGGCAACCAGCGCTCGCGTCATGTGATGGAAAAGCTCGGCATGACCCACAACCCCACCGACGATTTCGATCACCCGTTGCTTCCCGCCGGGCATCCGATCACGCCGCACGTGCTGTATCGCGCTAGTGCGAGGAGTTGA
- a CDS encoding class I SAM-dependent methyltransferase, translating to MTTAQTAASYDQIAPHWAEESFNHENGIAQHERALRFAPPTGRAIDVGCGSSGRILMLLQKHGYDAEGLDFSTEMLALARRKHPETVFHHADICTWEFPRAYEFISAWDSIWHVPLEHHAAVLEKLCAALAPGGVLIFTSGGVDAPDEVTNPCHGQPLYHAALGIPELLRLIDRFGCICRHLEYDQHPELHLYVIVQKEVL from the coding sequence ATGACCACCGCGCAGACCGCCGCTAGCTACGACCAGATCGCCCCGCACTGGGCCGAGGAGTCGTTCAACCACGAGAACGGGATCGCGCAGCACGAGCGGGCACTGCGCTTTGCGCCACCGACAGGCCGGGCGATCGATGTGGGCTGTGGCAGTAGCGGGCGGATTCTGATGCTCTTGCAGAAACACGGCTACGACGCCGAGGGGCTGGATTTCTCAACCGAGATGCTGGCGCTGGCGCGGCGCAAGCACCCCGAGACGGTCTTTCACCACGCCGATATCTGCACCTGGGAGTTTCCCCGCGCCTACGAGTTTATCTCTGCCTGGGACAGCATCTGGCACGTCCCGCTGGAGCACCACGCGGCAGTACTGGAGAAGCTCTGCGCTGCCCTCGCGCCCGGCGGCGTCCTGATCTTCACCAGTGGTGGCGTGGACGCGCCCGATGAGGTCACCAACCCCTGCCACGGCCAGCCGCTCTACCACGCCGCCCTCGGAATCCCCGAGCTACTGCGCCTGATCGACCGATTTGGCTGTATCTGCCGCCACCTGGAGTACGACCAGCACCCGGAGCTACATCTCTACGTGATTGTCCAAAAGGAAGTTTTATGA